The genomic region GTGGCGGCGCTGCGCGTACATCTCCAGCGCGGCGAACTCCGCGTCGGTCAGCCGGGGCTGGCCCACCGACGCGGGCGAGGCGGGCGCCTGCTCCTCGGGAATCCCCTGCCCGGTGCGGTCGCGGACGACGACGGTGCCCGCGGCGATGTCGCCCAGGCGCTTGGTGCGCGAGTGCAGCATCATCGACAGCCCCGCCACGCCGCAGCTGCCGGCGGGCTGCAGGTCGATGATGCGGATAAGGTTGCGCACGGCCGCGGCGCGGAAGCTCACCGGGTAGCCGCCGTCCTGCACCACGCGGATGCGCATCAGCTTCTTCCCCGGCGTCTGCCCGTCGCGGAAGCCCTCGTAGAACACGTAGTAGCCCCAGAAACCCATGAACATCACCAGGGCCATCAGGGCGAACAGGGTCATGAACCCGGAGTGGACCCCCAGCCCCGCCACCCCCACGATCCCCAGCGCGACCATGCCGAACATCAGCACCATCATCACCAGGAACAGGATCAGCCCATCCAGGAGCATGGCGGTGAAGCGCGAGCCCATGTCGGCCAGCTGGTAGCCGACGGAGACGTGCTCGGGCGTCTCGATGTCCACCTGGCGGTCGTCCAGCGAGTACGCCGCAGCGGGTTGGGCCATGGGTGACTTCGGGGGATGAAGGGTCGGGCGGGAAGGGAAGTGCGTCGGTGCGTGAGTGCGGAAGTGCGCCCGTCATCCACGGGGCCGGCGTGGCGACGCGGATCGCGCGACGGAAAAATCTAATCGCGCCGCGCGACCCCTGCGAGTGCCCGCACCGCCGCGCGGACCGCGAATCCCGCGGCGAGCACCGCCATCCCCACCAGCGCCGTCCGCACGTCGAGCGACGCGGCCAGGAGCGCGCACGCGGCCAGGCCGACGGCGGGGACGGCGTCGGGATAGAGCTTCCGCGCGCGCGGCATGCGCAGCGCGGCCAGGTTCGCCAGCGCGTAGTAGAGGAGGATGGCGAAGCTCGCGGCGGGGGCGATCGCCCGGAGCGTCCCGAACGCCGCCGCCAGCGCCGCGCCCGCGCCGACGAGGACGACGGCCCGCACCGGTGCCCCGCTCCGCGCGTCCACCGCCGCCAGCGCGCCGGGGAGGTCGCCGCGGCGCGCCATGGCGAAGACCATCCGGCTCAGCCCGAGCAGCTGGGAGAGGAGGACGCCCAGCATCGCCGCCAAGGCGCCGGCGGAGACGGCCGTCTCCAGCGCGGGGATCCCCATCGCCCGCGCGGCCTCGGCGAGCGGGGCGTCGGTGCGCGCCAGCACCTCCGCGCCCACCGAGCCCACCGCCGCGAAGGTGACGAGGAGATAGAGGACGGAGACGCCCGCCACCGTCGCCAGGATCGCGCGGGGGATGGTGTGACGGGGATCGCGCACCTCCTCGCCCAGCGTGGCCACGCGCGCGTAGCCGGTGTAGGCGAAGAAGAGGAGCGCGGCCGCGCGCAGCACCCCGCCGGGTCCCGTCGTCGCGAACGGATGGAGGTTCGCCGCGTCGAACCTCGCCGCCCCCGCGGCCGCGAACGCCAGCAGCACCCCCGTCGCCGCGGCGACGATCAGCAGGTTGGCCGCGCTCGACTTGCGGATCCCCAGGGCGTTGACCGCGGTGAAGACGGCGATGGCGGCCAGTGCGACGGCTCGTCCCGGCACCCCCGGCGCGATCCGCTCCAGGTACGCGGCGATGGCGAGGCCCACCGTGCCCGCGGCGGCCGTCTTGCTGGCCAGGAACATCCATCCCGCCGCGAACCCGGCCCACGGGTGCAGCACGCGGTAGCCGTATTCGTACGTCCCCCCCGCCTGCGGATACGACGCCGCCAGCTCGGCCGAGCTGAGCGCGTTGGCCGTCGCCGCCACGCCCGCCAGCGGCAAGGCGACGAGCACCGCCGGCCCCGCCACCCCCGCGGCGATCCCCGTCACCGCGAAGATCCCCGCGCCGACGATGGCCCCGAACCCGATCCCCACCGCGTCGCCGAAGCCCAGCTCGCGCCGCAGCCCCGGCTTGTCCCCCTCGCCCGCCGCCATAGAATACCCGCTCCGTGCACGCGTCCGCGCCCAATCTCGCGCCGCCGCTCGCGGCGCCACAACCAGCGTCCCGCGGGGATGCCGCACTCGGCACTCTATCCAATGTCGCTCCCCCACGAAGAATCCCCCGGCGTTCACCGCGTGGACCTGGTCTGGAACGGCTATCCCCGCCAGGTCGCGTCGTACCTCGTGGACGGCGGCGACGCGCTGGCGGTGGTGGAGAGCGGCCCGGGGAGCACCCTCCCCGCCGTGCTCGGCGCCGTCCGCGCGCTCGGCCGCGACCCGGCGGAGATCACCCACGTGCTGGTGACGCACGTGCACCTGGACCACGCCGGCGGCGCGGGCGGGCTGCTCGCCCACGCGCCGCGCGCGAAGGTGTACGTCCACCCGCGCGGCGCCAGGCACCTGGCCGACCCGTCGCGCCTCCTCGCCAGCGCGACGATGCTCTATGGGGACCAGATGGACCGGCTGTGGGGCTCGATGGTGCCCGTCCCCGCCGACCGCCTCGTCGTGCTGCAGGACGGCGACGAGGTGCGGATCGGCACGCGGCGGCTGCGGGCGATCGACACGCCGGGGCACGCCAGCCATCACCACGCCTACCACGATCCCGACGCGCGCCTCGTCTTCACCGGCGACGTCGGGGGGATCCGCATCGACCGCGCGCCCTACGTCTGCGCGCCCACGCCGCCGCCGGACATCGACCTCGACGCGTGGCAGGAGAGCCTCCGCCGCCTCCGCGCGCTCGACGCGGCGATGCTGCTGCCCACGCACTTCGGCGGCGTCACCGATGCCGCGTGGCACCTGGACGACCTTTCCGCGCGGCTGCGCGGCTGGGCGGCGTGGACGGAGGCGCAGGCGCTCGCGGGCGCGGGCTCCGCCGCGATGGCCGCCGCCATGCGCCACCGCGCCACCGCCGACATCGTCGCCGCCACGGGAAGCGAGGCGGCCGCCCGCGCCTACGAGCTCGCCGTCCCCTATCCGATGATGGCGGCCGGCCTGGCGCGCTGGTGGACGGTGCGCCAGCAGGACCGGGGGTGACGGCGGAGCCGTCGCGCGGCGGATCGCCGGGATGGATCGGCCAACATCATCCGGACGCCGTCTCGCCCTGGGGACGGACCGAAATCCTCCGGAAATGCGACGGCTCTACGGGAGCGCGGATGAGGCGTGGTTCTTGGCTCGCCGGCTCGCGTCCGCGTCTCGATTTCGTCCCCGTCTTCCGCTCGCGCGTAACCCTGCGGACCACGCGCGTAACGGGCGCACGTACGCGGAAGTCCTTCGTTGCAACGATGATCGGGTGAATGTTCCTGCCGAAGTGAGCCGCGTTCATTCACCGTCCGGGTCTGCGCCAGGGAGCGGGCGCGGCGACGTGCGTTTCCGGAAATTCGGGTCTGGTAATGAGATGCGGAACTGGCGCGTCGAATCGTGGGTAGACAAGCGCAATCCGGCTCACGTATAGTTATGCATCGTCCATACGGAATATCCGTGCTCCCCCGGCCTGTTCGCGACCGTTGGAGTACGAAACCTGCAGTACGCGCACGTGGGGCGTGTGGGCGCAACGCAAGCCCGCGTGCAGGTGCTTGACAGGTGCGGAGGCGGCCCTCAACTTGGTCCGCCGTTCCGCGCTAGCGGCAAGCTTTCCCGCCAGATCACACGGGAAAACCGCCTCTCCGTCACGCACCTCTGCGGCGTGTGACGGAGTTTCGATCTAACGTTCGATACGGCGGCGGGCGCGGGTCAGAATCCGTAGGGGCGGAGCGTTTCAGGGCGATCCGGCGGAGCCGGGGCCGCCGCGCCCGAGCGGGGCGCCACAGCAGTTCACACACCGGGGGAACGGCAATGTTCAACAAGCTGGACCGGAAGAGGAAGAGCTTCTGGTCGCCGTGGAGCATCGGGGCGGCGCTGCTCGTAGAAGGCGCGCTGGCGGTGCTGGTGATGAATTCCGGCATCAGCGATCCGCTCAAGAAGAAGGATCAGGAGCTGGTCGACTACGTCGAGGTCGAGCAGAACAAGCCCAAGACCCCCGAGCCGCCGCCCCCGCCGCCCCCGCCCCCGCCGCCGGAGCAGCCCGAGGCGCCGCCCCCGGTGGTCAAGGGCTTCCAGGAGCTGGTGCCCCCGGTCGAGCCGCCCAAGGAGATCCCCAAGGTCGACCCCAACCAGGTGGCCGTGAACGTCAACGACTTCTCCGGCGTGGGGAAGGCCGGCGGCGTGGCCAACGGCGTCGACAACGGGCAGGCGCAGGACGTCACCAACCGCACGGCGCCCCCCGACGAGGGCACCTACGAGCTCTCGGCGGTGGAGGAGCAGCCCTCGCTGTCGAACAGCTCCGAGGTGCAGCGCCAGCTCGAGCGCAACTACCCGCCGCTGCTGCGCGACGCCGGCGTGACCGGCACCGTCACCCTGCGCATGCGCGTGATGGAGAACGGCTCGGTGGACCCCGAGAGCATCTCGGTCGAGAGCGCCACCCACGACGCGTTCGGCGACGCGGCCAAGCGCGTGGTGTCGAGGATGCGGTTCCGCCCCGCCAAGGTCGGCGGGCACGCGGTGAAGGTTTGGGTCACGCTTCCCGTGACCTTCCAGCTCCAGACCTGACGGAGCGGAGCGTAGGCACCCCCGCCGGCCGCCGGCCGCGGCCCGCGGGGGATCATTCGTGAGGAGGCGGCGCTGTCCGGGCGCCGGCCGGCCGGCAACTCTCAGGCACAGCGCGGCACCGCGCAGAGGAGACCAAAGCAATGGATTTCGCCAAGATCTGGCACGACACCGGCGCGTTCAACAAGGGCATCGTGATCTTCCTCATGCTCATGAGCGTGGTGTCGCTTGCGGTGGCGGTGACGAAGTGGCTGCGCTTCCGCAAGATGGCCCGCGCCACCCGCGCCTTCGCGCCCGTGTTCAGCCAGGCGCTGGAGAACGACAACATCCCCGAGGCGCTGGCCGCCGCCGACCAGTACCCCGGCAGCCACGTGGCCCGCGTGCTGGGCGAGTCGCTGCGCGAGGTGGCCCCGCTGCTCGAGGACCCGCGCGCCGCCGGCGCCGCCATCGTCTCCTGCGAGCGGTCGGTGGAGCGTGAGCAGATCCTGCTGGCGAACGACCTGAAGAGCGGCCTGGGCCTGCTGGCCACCATCGGCGCCACGGCGCCGTTCGTGGGGCTGCTGGGCACCACGCTGGGCATCGTGCGCTCGTTCATGGGCATGGGCGAGAGCGGCGCCGGCCTCGAGGCGGTGTCGTCCGGCATCGCCGAGGCGCTGATCGCCACCGCCATCGGCCTGGTGGCCGCGATCCCGGCGGTGTGGCTGTACAACTACTTCACCGCGCGCCTCGACACGCTGTTCTCGGAGCTGGCCTACGCCGGCCGCGAGATGATCGACTGGATGATGACGCGCCAGGCCCGCCGCGATCTGGCGGCCGGCGGCAATCCCTCCTTCCACGGGGACTGACCCAGATGGCTGGAGGAGCGCACCTCGGCGGGGCCGCCGGATTCGGCGGCTCCCCCCTGCCGCAGGTCGCCGGGTTCGAGTCGGACGTGAACGCCGACATCAACGTCACGCCGATGATCGACGTGATGCTGGTGCTGCTGATCATCTTCATGATCACGGTGCCGTCGCTGGCGGGGTACACGGCCATCCTGCCCAAGGCCAAGACCGCGGCTCCCGAAAAGGACAAGCGCGTCACGCTGGGCATCGACCGGCAGGGGAACTACTACATCGAGGGCAAGGTCACCAAGCACGTGCCGCCGGCGCGGCTCACCGAGGAGCTGAAGGCCGCCTACGCCACGCGCCCCGACGACCACGTCCTGTACCTGAAGGCCGACAACCAGGCCGGCTACGACAAGGTCCTCACGGCCATCGACGCGGCCCGCAACTCGGGGGTCCGCCGCATCGGCGCGATCACCGAGCTGCCGGCCAAGGCCAAGGCCAAGGAATAGAGGAGACGCAGCCATGGGAATGGGAGTCGGCGGCAAGAAGGGCGGTCCCGCGTCGGACATCAACGTCACGCCGATGATCGACGTGCTGCTGGTGCTGCTCATCATCTTCATGGTGGTGCAGCAGGGGCTGCAGCGCGGGGTGGCCATGCAGGTGCCGCCCCCGAAGGACAAGGACGAGGTGGCGCAGAAGTCGAACCCCGAGGACCAGATCGTCCTCGAGGTGCTCCCCGGGCCGCAGTACCGCATCAACACCCGCCCGGTGCCCACCGCCTCGCTGGAGACCACGCTGCGCGACATCTACGCGCAGCGGCCGCGCAAGGTCATCTTCGTGAAGGGCGCGGAGAACATGACCTACGGCGACGTCGTGTACGCGGTCGACGCCAGCCGTGCGGCGGGGGTGGAGATCGTGGGCCTGGTGCCGCGCCCCGAGGTCGGCCCCGCCACGCCGGCGGCGGCCGCCCCGGCGCCGTAACCGTCCGGTCCGATCGTCCGATCGAAAGCGCCGGCCGCCTCCTTCCCGGAGGCGGCCGGCGTCTTTTCATCGCCACATCCTCAAGAACGGCCTCACGCGGAGACGCGGAGACGCGGAGGAACTCAGCGCCGAGGTGAGTTCTCCGCGACTCCGCGTCTCCGCGTGAGAGAATCTTTCTTGAGGCACTCGCCGCGACAGAAACCATGCGACTGGTGCGTTCCGTGGGAAAGCGGCATCGACGGGTACCGGCGGACATGGGGAGGCGCGCATGCGGGGCACTCTTCCGGCGGACAAGTTCGAGGTGAAGGCGGAGATCAACGTCACGCCGATGATCGACGTGATGCTGGTGCTGCTGATCATCTTCATGGTGGTGACGCCGGTGATGGTGCAGGCCTCGCTCCCCGAGGCGCGCACCGCCGAGTTCCAGCGCGACAAGCATCCCACCCTGGTCATCGACGCGCGCGGCGGCTACGCCCTGGACTTCGCGGGGAAGACCGAGCGCATCCCCGCGGACCGCCTGCAGGCGCGCCTGGCGCAGCTCTACGCGCCGCGGCCGAACGACCACGTCATCTTCCTCAAGGCCGACCGCCACGTGGGCTACGGCCACGTGCTGACGGCGCTCGACGCCGCGCGCGACGTGGGGATCCGCCGCGTGGCCGCCATCACCGACCTTCCGCCGCGCGAGCGCCGCCGCTGAGCGCCGCGCGCATCACCACACCCTGGGGAGAAGGAGGCGCGCATGGGCATGGCCATCGCGAAGCGCGGGGGGCCGGTGGCGGAGATCAACGTCACCCCGATGATCGACGTCCTGCTCGTCCTGCTGATCATCTTCATGGTGGTGCAGCAGGGGCTGCAGCGCGGCATCGATCTCCAGGCGCCGCCGCCGAAGGATCCGTCGGTGAGCGCTCCCTCGCCCGACCAGATCGTGCTGGAGGTGTTCCCCGGCGGCCGCTACGCCATCAACACGCACCCCGTTGGCGCCGAGGGGCTGGAGGCGGCCGTGGCGCGCACCTTCGCGGGGCGGCCGCGCAAGGTGCTGTTCGTGAAGGGCGCCGAGAACCTCACCTTCGGCGACGTCGTCACCGCCGTGGACGCCACGCGCGCGGCCGGCGTGACCATCGTCGGCCTGATGCCGCGCTCGGGAAGCTGAGGCGCATCCTCCCTAAATCCTGAAAAGAAAAGCGTTTCACACAGGGAATATGGAGGAAACGGAGAGGCACGGAGAACCGCGCTGAGTTCTCCGTGCCTCTCGTTTCTCCTCTGTGCCTCTGGGTGAAGCAGTTCAGCTCCCGGAGCGGCGGAGCGTGATGGAGCCGTTGCCGGTGGAGATGTGCAGGCGGCGCCCGCCGTTCCCGATCGTCCCCGTGATGCGGTGCGACGACATCCGCCCCGACACGCGCATGGGGAAGTCGCTGTGGATGCCGCCGTTGCCGGTGCTGGCCTCGAGGTTCGCCGAGAAGTCGCCGGGGAGGGTGAGCGTGACGCTGCCGTTGCCGCTGGAGAAGCTCATGTCGCCCGAGCCGCGCAGCGACGACATCGCCACCTCGATCCGCCCGTTGCCGGTGGAGGCGTTCACCGGGCCGCTGGCGGTGGTGATGGCCACGCGCCCGTTCCCCGAGCTGGCGCGCACGGGGCCGCGCGCGCCGTCCACCATCACCGTGCCGTTGCCGCTGCTGGCGTGCACCTCGGCCGCGCCGGCGCCCACCCGCACGTCGCCGTTGCCGCTGCTGGCGTGCACGTCGGCCGTGCCGCCGTCCACCGCCACGTCGCCGTTGCCGCTGGAGACGTGGACGACCACCCCGCGCGGCACCTCGACGGTGAAGTTGCCCTTGCTGCGGCGCGACCCCCAGCGCCAGCGGCGGCCCTCGCTGCGGACGCCGTTGTCGCTGCAGGTGGCGTCTTCGCGCAGCGCGCAGACGCGGATGTCGCCGCCGCTGCGCTCGGCCACGTAGCGGATCTGGTCGCCCCCCGACGCGTTCTCGGTCTCGCCGTGGATGCGCGCGGTGCGCCCCGACGCCGGGCGCACGGTGACGGTGCCGTTGACGGTGAACACGCGCAGCGTGGCGCCGGGGGCGAGCTCGCCCGACCAGTCGTAGTCGCGCTGGGCGCAGAGGGGCGTGACGAGCGCGGCGGCCAGCACGGCGGCGGCGAGCGCGGAAACGGGCGGCTTCATGGCGTGGGTGCCCTCCGGTCGAGGGTGCGGGTGATGAACGATTCGGTCGCGGTACGTCGAACGCGGGTTGGATGCGGGCCGGGGCGCGATGGTTTGAGTGCGGCTCCGCATCTCCCGGAAAACGGGACGGCGCCGGCCCCCGTCGCGGGGGACCGGCGCCGCCGCCTGCTAGCGCAGCTTGATCCGTGGCTGCTCCTGGTACTCGCTCAAGTCCGAGAGCACCACCACGTCGCCGGGGTTCAGCCCGCTCAGCACTTCCACCGTGGTGGCGCTGCCGCGGCCCAGGCGCACGGTCACCCGCTCGGCCTCGCCGCCGCCGGGGAGGACGCGGAACATGGCGAGCGACGACTCGGCCTGCCCGTAGCTGGGTCGCCCCACGTACAGCACATTGGGGATGCGGTCGATCTCGATGGTCCCGTCCACCGACAGGTCGGGTCGCGCGCCGCGGGGGAGGGGTGCGTCGAGGGCCACGTCCACCGTCACCGTGCCGTTGGTGGCCGCCGGGTCGATCCGCGCCACGTGCCCGGCGACGAGGCCGTTGTGCGTATCGACCGACGCCTTCTGCCCCACGGTGAGGTCCTTCGCCTGCGTCTCGGGGATGCGCAGCACCGCCTTGAGCCGGCCGGGCTGCACCACCTTGGCCAGCGTGGCGCCCGAGTTCACCCACTGGCCCAGCTCGACGGGAAGCTCCTGCAGCACACCGTTCTGCGGGCTGCGCACCTGCATCGACGCGATCTGCGACTGGTTGAACGCCGCGAGACGGCGCAGCATCGCCACCTGGCTCTCCTGCCCGGCGATCTGCTGCTGCAGGGAGCGGCGCATGAAGTCCAGCCGCTGGCGCTCCACGCTCAGCCGCGTCTGCAGGTCGGCCGCGTCGTCGCGCGCCTTGGCCAGCTCCTGCTGGCTGACCATGTTCTGCCGCGCCAGCGCCTCGGCGCTCTCGGCCTGGCGCGCGGCCTGGTTGTGCTGCGCCTGGACCTGGGCCACCGTGCCCTGCTGGGTGAGCAGCTGGTTCTGCAGGTTGGTGCGCAGCGTGGTGAGGTCGGCCTGCGCGGCGGTCAGCTGCCGCTGCGCCTCGAGCGCCTGCCGCTCCACGTCGGGGTTGCTGAGGGTGACCAGCACGGTGCCGGCGGCCACGCTCGTCCCCGGCTGCACCAGCTTGCTCTCCACGCGCCCCTGGGTGACGGCGCTGATCCAGCGGATGTCCTCGGCCACCAGGGTGCCGGGGCCGCGCACCTGGCGCGCCATGTCGCCGCGGCGCACAGTGTCGGACCACAGGGTGGCGCGCTCCACCGAGGGCGCGGCGGGGCCGATGCGGGTGAGCGCGAGGGTGCCCAGCGCCGCGCCGGCGATGGCAATGCTGCCGTAAACCCAGCGCCGGCGGCTCTTTGCCGGCGTGCGGGGGATGTCCACGGTCGGTCTCCTGGTGCTGCGGGCGAGGGGAGGTGCTTCGGCTCTGCGTGCGGCCTCTACGCGAGGGTCGGGAGAAAAGATTCAGCCGCGTCCACGATCGCCAAAGTGCCTTCTGGTAGGCACTTGGGAAGGGTCGGCCGGATCTCCCGGGTCACCGGGATGCGAAGTCGGTGTCTCGATGCCACTTGACCATCATCCCCCCGGCTCTTACGCTGTGTCCCGCTCGTGGCACGGCCACGATTTTCGCGGCGCAGACAGGGCCCGCGCGGCCCTCGGCGACACTACATCGGCACGGATTCCAGGAGACCGGAAGGTATGGCAGACTCACGCGTGGACGAGCGCTTCGACGAGCTGGTGTCGCAGACGCACGACTGGGTTGAATCGGCGGTGGCGCTCGACGAGGGGCACTTTCCCACCGAGCTGCTGAGCGACCTGCGCGACCTGATCGACGAGCTGAAGGACTTCCTGGAAGACGAGGGCACCGGGCGCCGCTCCGAGGTGCTGGAGCTGTTCGTGAGCCCCGAGATGGCCGAGATCATGACGCGCTTCCCGCGCGTCCGCCGGCTGCTGGAGAGCGCCTGGGGGTCGCAGCTCACGGAGATGATCGAGGAGGAGAGCGGCTACGACCCCGAGGGCGACGACGAGGACGACGACTAGCCGCCCACCGGGCGACAGACGCGGGGCCCGCGCCGAGATGCGCGGGCCCCGCTTCGCGTCCGGGGAGATTACTCCCCGTCGTCCTCCGTGACGCCGTCTTCCTCCGCGTCGTCCTCCCCTTCCGGCCAGGGCCACTCGTCGTCGAGCCAGGTGGCGGCCAGGCGGTCGAGCCACTCGGGGCGGCCGGGGCCCTGCGCGTCGTACACGCGCTGCAGCGAGCGCACCACCCGGCGGATGGCTTCCAGGCGGTGCTCGGGCGGCAGGTCGCGCACCAGCGCGCCGATGGCCACCTCCACCCCCTCCACGGTCAGGTCCGAGCGCGGCCGGGTGCCCTCGCGCTCGGCCCAGTCCTGCAGCTTCTGGCGGCTGCGCGCGTACGGCGTGCCGCCCGAAAGGAACTTCTCCAGGCCGCTGGGGCTCATCCCCACCTGCCGCGCCACCGATCGCAGCGACGTGGCCTGCACCCGGGTGGCCACCGTCTCGCGCAGCCGCTCCAGGTTGCTCAGGGGCCGGTCGTTCATCCGCAGTTGCCTCCGCAATCAAGAGGACGGCAGATTAGGGGGACAAAATGGACGTGACTATAAGTTTACTCTGTCCGGTTTCCCCGCGCAAGGCGTGGAGCCGTCAACATGTATGGCTCCTCCGGGGCGGTCGATTCACGTAGTGGACGAGTGCGCTTTCGGCGCTTAGAATACGCCGCAAAAGATTGCCACTCCACTTCGACCCGCAGCCGGAGCCGTCCGTGCCTCTTCCGACCGCTTCCGCCCACGACGACCC from Longimicrobium sp. harbors:
- a CDS encoding MotA/TolQ/ExbB proton channel family protein: MDFAKIWHDTGAFNKGIVIFLMLMSVVSLAVAVTKWLRFRKMARATRAFAPVFSQALENDNIPEALAAADQYPGSHVARVLGESLREVAPLLEDPRAAGAAIVSCERSVEREQILLANDLKSGLGLLATIGATAPFVGLLGTTLGIVRSFMGMGESGAGLEAVSSGIAEALIATAIGLVAAIPAVWLYNYFTARLDTLFSELAYAGREMIDWMMTRQARRDLAAGGNPSFHGD
- a CDS encoding DUF4097 family beta strand repeat-containing protein, which codes for MKPPVSALAAAVLAAALVTPLCAQRDYDWSGELAPGATLRVFTVNGTVTVRPASGRTARIHGETENASGGDQIRYVAERSGGDIRVCALREDATCSDNGVRSEGRRWRWGSRRSKGNFTVEVPRGVVVHVSSGNGDVAVDGGTADVHASSGNGDVRVGAGAAEVHASSGNGTVMVDGARGPVRASSGNGRVAITTASGPVNASTGNGRIEVAMSSLRGSGDMSFSSGNGSVTLTLPGDFSANLEASTGNGGIHSDFPMRVSGRMSSHRITGTIGNGGRRLHISTGNGSITLRRSGS
- a CDS encoding APC family permease gives rise to the protein MAAGEGDKPGLRRELGFGDAVGIGFGAIVGAGIFAVTGIAAGVAGPAVLVALPLAGVAATANALSSAELAASYPQAGGTYEYGYRVLHPWAGFAAGWMFLASKTAAAGTVGLAIAAYLERIAPGVPGRAVALAAIAVFTAVNALGIRKSSAANLLIVAAATGVLLAFAAAGAARFDAANLHPFATTGPGGVLRAAALLFFAYTGYARVATLGEEVRDPRHTIPRAILATVAGVSVLYLLVTFAAVGSVGAEVLARTDAPLAEAARAMGIPALETAVSAGALAAMLGVLLSQLLGLSRMVFAMARRGDLPGALAAVDARSGAPVRAVVLVGAGAALAAAFGTLRAIAPAASFAILLYYALANLAALRMPRARKLYPDAVPAVGLAACALLAASLDVRTALVGMAVLAAGFAVRAAVRALAGVARRD
- a CDS encoding MBL fold metallo-hydrolase — encoded protein: MDLVWNGYPRQVASYLVDGGDALAVVESGPGSTLPAVLGAVRALGRDPAEITHVLVTHVHLDHAGGAGGLLAHAPRAKVYVHPRGARHLADPSRLLASATMLYGDQMDRLWGSMVPVPADRLVVLQDGDEVRIGTRRLRAIDTPGHASHHHAYHDPDARLVFTGDVGGIRIDRAPYVCAPTPPPDIDLDAWQESLRRLRALDAAMLLPTHFGGVTDAAWHLDDLSARLRGWAAWTEAQALAGAGSAAMAAAMRHRATADIVAATGSEAAARAYELAVPYPMMAAGLARWWTVRQQDRG
- a CDS encoding TonB family protein is translated as MFNKLDRKRKSFWSPWSIGAALLVEGALAVLVMNSGISDPLKKKDQELVDYVEVEQNKPKTPEPPPPPPPPPPPEQPEAPPPVVKGFQELVPPVEPPKEIPKVDPNQVAVNVNDFSGVGKAGGVANGVDNGQAQDVTNRTAPPDEGTYELSAVEEQPSLSNSSEVQRQLERNYPPLLRDAGVTGTVTLRMRVMENGSVDPESISVESATHDAFGDAAKRVVSRMRFRPAKVGGHAVKVWVTLPVTFQLQT
- a CDS encoding biopolymer transporter ExbD, coding for MGMAIAKRGGPVAEINVTPMIDVLLVLLIIFMVVQQGLQRGIDLQAPPPKDPSVSAPSPDQIVLEVFPGGRYAINTHPVGAEGLEAAVARTFAGRPRKVLFVKGAENLTFGDVVTAVDATRAAGVTIVGLMPRSGS
- a CDS encoding biopolymer transporter ExbD produces the protein MRGTLPADKFEVKAEINVTPMIDVMLVLLIIFMVVTPVMVQASLPEARTAEFQRDKHPTLVIDARGGYALDFAGKTERIPADRLQARLAQLYAPRPNDHVIFLKADRHVGYGHVLTALDAARDVGIRRVAAITDLPPRERRR
- a CDS encoding biopolymer transporter ExbD, whose protein sequence is MAGGAHLGGAAGFGGSPLPQVAGFESDVNADINVTPMIDVMLVLLIIFMITVPSLAGYTAILPKAKTAAPEKDKRVTLGIDRQGNYYIEGKVTKHVPPARLTEELKAAYATRPDDHVLYLKADNQAGYDKVLTAIDAARNSGVRRIGAITELPAKAKAKE
- a CDS encoding biopolymer transporter ExbD; the encoded protein is MGMGVGGKKGGPASDINVTPMIDVLLVLLIIFMVVQQGLQRGVAMQVPPPKDKDEVAQKSNPEDQIVLEVLPGPQYRINTRPVPTASLETTLRDIYAQRPRKVIFVKGAENMTYGDVVYAVDASRAAGVEIVGLVPRPEVGPATPAAAAPAP
- a CDS encoding HlyD family efflux transporter periplasmic adaptor subunit is translated as MDIPRTPAKSRRRWVYGSIAIAGAALGTLALTRIGPAAPSVERATLWSDTVRRGDMARQVRGPGTLVAEDIRWISAVTQGRVESKLVQPGTSVAAGTVLVTLSNPDVERQALEAQRQLTAAQADLTTLRTNLQNQLLTQQGTVAQVQAQHNQAARQAESAEALARQNMVSQQELAKARDDAADLQTRLSVERQRLDFMRRSLQQQIAGQESQVAMLRRLAAFNQSQIASMQVRSPQNGVLQELPVELGQWVNSGATLAKVVQPGRLKAVLRIPETQAKDLTVGQKASVDTHNGLVAGHVARIDPAATNGTVTVDVALDAPLPRGARPDLSVDGTIEIDRIPNVLYVGRPSYGQAESSLAMFRVLPGGGEAERVTVRLGRGSATTVEVLSGLNPGDVVVLSDLSEYQEQPRIKLR